Proteins from a single region of Akkermansiaceae bacterium:
- the lysS gene encoding lysine--tRNA ligase produces MSEAAPQQPQSTEAELIAVRREKLAKLRELGVDPYGARFETTTTPEALRAEFTEGVQVKVAGRLTAIRDMGKSVFFQIADVHGSIQGYLGIKGLSEEKAAAWKCLDRGDWIGIEGETFITRTGEPTIKVADFTVLSKALRPMPDKWHGVADREIKYRKRHLDLMGNEESAKLFVTRSLMLAEIRRFFQDRGFLEVETPMLQDVAGGAAARPFETFHNALGMPLTMRIAPELFLKRLLVGGFTRIFELNRNFRNEGISRRHNPEFTMLEAYWAFSDFTEMADLVEEMTCHLAEKFCGGLKIEHKDEEGNVTRTIDLSRPWKRARYDDLIAGAAGADFFTITPEGRRQRCEELGVQISPEMEDHEVVQQVFEKLVEEKTFDPCFVTHVASELVPLAKVSPGGKTVEVYELIINGQEISPGYSELNDPDVQRERLEVQSGEETHKIDYDFIETLEHGMPPAGGIGIGIDRLVMMLTGAPTIRDVVLFPLLKRKE; encoded by the coding sequence ATGAGCGAAGCCGCCCCGCAGCAGCCCCAATCCACCGAAGCCGAACTGATCGCCGTCCGCCGTGAGAAACTGGCGAAACTGCGCGAGCTGGGTGTGGATCCGTACGGTGCGCGCTTTGAGACCACCACGACTCCGGAGGCCCTGCGGGCTGAATTCACCGAAGGGGTTCAGGTCAAGGTGGCCGGTCGCCTCACCGCCATCCGGGACATGGGGAAATCCGTCTTCTTCCAGATCGCGGATGTGCACGGCTCGATCCAAGGCTACCTCGGCATCAAGGGTCTGAGCGAGGAAAAGGCCGCCGCCTGGAAGTGCCTGGACCGGGGTGACTGGATCGGCATCGAGGGAGAGACTTTCATCACCCGGACCGGGGAGCCGACCATCAAGGTGGCCGACTTCACCGTGCTTTCCAAGGCGCTGCGCCCCATGCCGGACAAGTGGCACGGCGTCGCCGACCGCGAGATCAAGTACCGCAAACGCCACCTCGACCTGATGGGGAATGAGGAGAGCGCGAAGCTGTTCGTGACCCGGTCGCTCATGCTGGCGGAGATCCGCCGCTTCTTCCAGGACCGTGGTTTCCTGGAGGTGGAGACGCCGATGTTGCAGGACGTGGCCGGTGGCGCAGCCGCCCGCCCGTTCGAGACGTTCCACAACGCGCTCGGCATGCCGCTGACCATGCGCATCGCGCCGGAGCTGTTCCTCAAGCGTCTGCTGGTCGGGGGGTTCACCAGGATTTTCGAACTCAACCGGAACTTCCGCAACGAGGGCATCTCCCGCCGCCACAACCCGGAGTTCACCATGCTGGAGGCTTACTGGGCCTTCTCCGACTTCACCGAAATGGCGGATCTCGTCGAGGAAATGACCTGCCATCTCGCGGAAAAGTTCTGCGGCGGCCTGAAGATCGAGCACAAGGATGAGGAGGGCAACGTGACCCGCACCATCGACCTCAGCCGTCCTTGGAAGCGCGCGCGGTATGATGATCTCATCGCCGGAGCCGCCGGTGCGGACTTCTTCACCATCACGCCGGAAGGCCGCCGCCAGCGTTGCGAAGAGCTGGGCGTGCAGATCTCCCCGGAGATGGAGGATCATGAGGTGGTCCAGCAGGTCTTCGAGAAGCTGGTGGAGGAAAAGACCTTCGACCCTTGCTTCGTCACCCATGTCGCCAGCGAGCTGGTGCCGCTGGCGAAGGTCTCACCGGGCGGCAAGACCGTGGAGGTCTATGAGCTCATCATCAACGGCCAGGAGATTTCCCCCGGCTACTCTGAACTCAATGATCCGGATGTCCAGCGGGAGCGCCTGGAAGTCCAGTCCGGCGAGGAGACGCACAAGATCGACTATGATTTCATCGAGACACTGGAGCATGGCATGCCACCCGCCGGGGGCATCGGCATCGGCATCGACCGTCTGGTGATGATGCTGACCGGCGCGCCGACCATCCGCGACGTGGTGCTGTTCCCGCTGCTGAAGCGGAAGGAGTAG
- a CDS encoding glycosyltransferase family 9 protein yields MPGNEKPATPKSLLVIKPSSLGDIVHGLQVVQNVARQWPDCRITWVVRDRFAGLVEAAPFVHETIHYHRKEGVRGLWNVMKTLRGRKFDLAWDMQGLARSGLMIAAARARQKWGRADSREGASLFYDEAVDLPAGAGPHHAVPILQGFLKAAGLEQEIQYPLELNAGPSFPWAPFFEEDPRKLFVIFTDSRGVGKEWPKFGQLTHLIWQHIPGSRVAWCAGKPASPGGDIPEGRFLNLTGCPMDEMIELVRQKSTFIGNDSGPMHLSAALGNRVLAIFGPTSPSRFGPWPPGSPRTESVVAPGGVLMDLTPETVLEAVERLIFR; encoded by the coding sequence GTGCCCGGAAACGAGAAGCCCGCCACCCCGAAAAGCCTGCTGGTCATCAAACCGTCGTCGCTCGGTGACATCGTCCACGGCCTCCAGGTGGTGCAGAATGTGGCCCGCCAGTGGCCGGACTGCCGGATCACCTGGGTGGTGAGGGACCGCTTCGCCGGATTGGTGGAGGCCGCCCCATTCGTCCACGAAACCATCCACTACCACCGGAAGGAAGGCGTCCGCGGGCTGTGGAACGTGATGAAGACGCTGCGCGGCCGGAAATTCGACCTCGCCTGGGACATGCAGGGCCTCGCCCGCTCCGGGCTGATGATCGCCGCCGCGAGGGCGCGGCAGAAGTGGGGCCGTGCGGACAGCCGCGAAGGTGCCTCCCTTTTCTATGATGAAGCCGTGGATCTGCCCGCAGGAGCCGGACCGCACCATGCGGTGCCGATCCTCCAGGGCTTCCTGAAGGCGGCGGGACTGGAACAGGAGATCCAGTACCCGCTGGAACTCAACGCCGGACCGTCTTTCCCATGGGCACCCTTTTTCGAGGAGGATCCCCGGAAGCTGTTCGTCATCTTCACGGACAGCCGTGGTGTGGGCAAGGAGTGGCCGAAGTTCGGCCAACTGACGCACCTGATCTGGCAGCACATCCCCGGCAGCCGGGTGGCATGGTGCGCCGGAAAGCCGGCCTCTCCCGGCGGAGACATCCCGGAAGGGCGCTTCCTCAACCTGACCGGCTGCCCGATGGATGAGATGATCGAGCTGGTCCGCCAGAAATCGACCTTCATCGGAAATGACAGCGGGCCGATGCATCTTTCCGCGGCCCTCGGCAACCGGGTGCTGGCCATTTTCGGCCCCACTTCGCCCTCGCGTTTCGGCCCGTGGCCGCCGGGATCCCCTCGCACCGAGTCGGTTGTGGCTCCGGGTGGGGTGCTGATGGACCTGACCCCGGAAACGGTGCTTGAAGCGGTGGAGCGGCTCATCTTCCGCTAG
- a CDS encoding BlaI/MecI/CopY family transcriptional regulator, with product MSDLSELSRRERQIMDLVFSLGEATVNQIAEGLPDPPTPMAVRRMMHILEEKKFLNRRQEGREVVYLPVQSKARVGLQALQHVLDTFFGGAVDEALAAHFSKKRDVSAEQFARMKALIEDSRKKGNP from the coding sequence ATGTCGGATTTATCGGAACTCAGCCGCCGTGAGCGGCAGATCATGGACCTGGTGTTCTCGCTCGGTGAGGCGACGGTGAACCAGATCGCCGAGGGCCTGCCGGATCCCCCCACGCCCATGGCGGTGCGGCGGATGATGCACATCCTGGAGGAGAAGAAATTCCTCAACCGCCGGCAGGAAGGCCGGGAGGTGGTGTATCTGCCAGTGCAGTCGAAGGCGCGGGTGGGCCTACAGGCGTTGCAGCACGTGCTGGACACCTTCTTCGGTGGCGCGGTGGACGAGGCGCTGGCCGCGCATTTCTCGAAGAAGCGGGACGTCAGCGCGGAGCAGTTCGCCCGGATGAAGGCCCTCATCGAAGACTCCAGGAAGAAAGGCAACCCATGA
- the hflX gene encoding GTPase HflX, protein MFEVRQKPDMVERALLVRLYFDPREEAESESLLEELGELVRTLGIEVVESVLARSREMHKKFLCGTGKADEIVALAKAHECDVIVFDNALYPSQQREWEKLADLCVIDREEVILDIFAKRAQTKEARLQVELARMQYALPRLARMWGHLDREGAGSGGAAGGGASRGMGEKQIEIDRRLAHLTIDRAKRELEAVRKQRKTQRKERERLETPHAAIVGYTNAGKSTLLNQLSGAEVLAKDMLFATLDTTTRRIELPDGQPLLLTDTVGFVRNLPHRLVEAFKATLEEAVLADFLIHVLDATAPEIHRFHDTTLEVLKELGAEEKRVVTVLNKIDAVTDPEALAELRLKFPDALHVSARNGLGMDEILKACSRELADRVRRQHYRIPQHRADLVSLLHRDAKVLSTDYEGDDILVSAVVPAAISGRLESFSTAPV, encoded by the coding sequence ATGTTCGAGGTCAGACAGAAACCCGATATGGTCGAGCGCGCCTTGCTGGTGCGCCTTTATTTCGACCCGCGCGAAGAGGCGGAATCGGAATCCCTGCTCGAGGAGCTGGGGGAACTGGTGCGTACGCTGGGCATCGAGGTCGTGGAGTCGGTCCTCGCGCGCAGCCGGGAGATGCACAAGAAATTCCTCTGCGGGACCGGCAAGGCGGATGAGATCGTGGCACTGGCGAAGGCCCATGAGTGCGATGTCATCGTCTTCGACAACGCGCTCTACCCCTCCCAGCAGCGGGAGTGGGAAAAATTGGCAGACCTTTGCGTGATCGACCGTGAGGAGGTCATCCTGGATATTTTCGCGAAGCGGGCGCAGACAAAGGAAGCCCGCCTGCAGGTGGAGTTGGCGCGGATGCAGTACGCGCTGCCACGGCTGGCCCGGATGTGGGGGCACCTCGACCGCGAGGGCGCGGGTTCCGGCGGTGCCGCCGGTGGCGGAGCCTCCCGGGGCATGGGTGAGAAGCAGATCGAGATCGACCGCCGCCTGGCCCACCTCACCATCGACCGCGCGAAGCGGGAACTGGAAGCCGTGCGCAAGCAGCGGAAAACCCAGCGCAAGGAACGCGAGCGCCTGGAGACTCCGCATGCCGCCATCGTCGGCTACACGAACGCCGGCAAATCGACCCTGCTCAACCAACTGAGCGGCGCCGAAGTGCTGGCGAAGGACATGCTTTTCGCGACTCTGGACACCACCACCCGGCGCATCGAGCTGCCGGACGGCCAGCCGTTGCTGCTCACCGATACGGTCGGCTTCGTCCGCAACCTTCCCCACCGGCTGGTGGAGGCGTTCAAGGCCACGCTGGAGGAGGCCGTGCTGGCGGATTTCCTGATCCATGTGCTGGACGCCACCGCACCGGAGATCCACCGCTTCCACGACACCACGCTGGAAGTGCTCAAGGAACTGGGCGCGGAGGAAAAGCGCGTGGTCACGGTCCTGAACAAGATCGACGCCGTCACCGACCCGGAAGCGCTGGCCGAACTCCGCCTGAAGTTCCCGGATGCCCTCCATGTTTCCGCCCGCAACGGCCTGGGCATGGATGAGATCCTGAAAGCCTGCTCCCGTGAACTTGCTGACCGCGTGCGCCGCCAGCACTACCGCATCCCCCAGCACCGGGCGGATCTGGTGAGCCTGCTGCACCGGGATGCCAAGGTGCTCTCCACCGACTATGAGGGGGATGACATCCTGGTCAGCGCCGTGGTCCCCGCCGCCATCTCCGGCCGCCTCGAATCTTTCTCCACCGCCCCCGTCTAA
- a CDS encoding DUF4254 domain-containing protein has translation MKFDPNEIAALQLDLTARWHEVAPAAAGEGFLRLVQENHQRNFELWHEEDIARRDDLGSERVHQAKRAIDRYNQERNNFIEKMDEVLVNELEPAESGVPRNSETPGMIIDRLSILALKDFHMHEETVRTDVDDAHRSNCSAKLARIRLQRSDLTQSLSELLYEVAAGRRTFGVYYQFKMYNDPALNPQLYGAKA, from the coding sequence ATGAAATTCGATCCCAACGAAATCGCAGCCCTCCAGCTCGACCTCACCGCCCGCTGGCATGAAGTCGCACCCGCCGCCGCCGGCGAGGGATTCCTCCGGCTCGTGCAGGAAAATCATCAGCGGAACTTCGAGCTCTGGCATGAGGAGGACATCGCCCGCCGGGATGATCTGGGATCGGAACGGGTCCACCAGGCGAAGCGCGCGATCGACCGCTACAACCAGGAACGGAACAACTTCATCGAGAAAATGGACGAGGTGCTGGTCAACGAACTGGAACCCGCCGAATCCGGCGTCCCCCGGAACTCGGAGACTCCCGGCATGATCATCGACCGGCTTTCCATCCTCGCCCTCAAGGATTTCCACATGCACGAGGAAACGGTGCGGACGGACGTGGACGACGCCCATCGCTCGAACTGCTCCGCCAAGCTGGCCCGCATCCGCCTCCAGCGGTCGGACCTGACGCAGAGCCTGTCGGAACTGCTCTATGAAGTGGCCGCCGGCCGCCGGACCTTCGGCGTCTACTACCAGTTCAAGATGTACAACGACCCGGCGCTCAATCCCCAGCTCTACGGAGCAAAGGCGTAA
- a CDS encoding metallophosphoesterase, translated as MPRIAILSDIHANLPALTAVLEEVRKSGITEIYFGGDTVGYAAKAEECVDLVRHHGGRSVLGNHDYYTNAVIANEENIPGGNGWTHNPVWAGVVHAARTLSPDNARWLAELPGYMEIPGGILSHASLHFAETWPYLHTSGDAAPTMDILEEKGYGIGFFGHTHQQTFFTRRSSAGVIAKRVDYSKILLPEGAVCAVLVGSVGQPRDLDERAAWVTWDSDTRIVEFRRTPYPALETARQILEARLPEISAVRLLDESTAKRMLKH; from the coding sequence ATGCCGAGAATCGCGATTCTTTCTGACATCCACGCAAATTTACCGGCCCTGACCGCGGTTCTGGAAGAGGTGCGGAAGTCCGGGATCACGGAGATCTATTTCGGAGGGGATACGGTGGGTTACGCCGCCAAGGCTGAGGAATGCGTGGATCTGGTGCGCCACCACGGCGGCCGCAGCGTGCTGGGCAACCACGACTACTACACCAACGCGGTGATCGCCAATGAGGAGAACATCCCCGGCGGCAACGGCTGGACCCACAATCCGGTGTGGGCGGGCGTGGTCCATGCGGCGCGCACCCTGAGCCCGGACAATGCCCGCTGGCTGGCGGAACTGCCCGGTTACATGGAGATTCCCGGTGGCATCCTCAGCCACGCCTCTTTGCACTTCGCGGAAACCTGGCCCTACCTGCATACCTCAGGGGACGCGGCTCCCACCATGGACATCCTGGAAGAAAAGGGCTACGGCATCGGCTTCTTCGGCCATACCCACCAGCAGACGTTTTTCACTCGCCGCTCATCCGCGGGAGTGATCGCAAAGCGGGTGGACTACTCCAAGATCCTGCTGCCGGAAGGCGCGGTCTGCGCGGTATTGGTCGGCTCGGTCGGCCAGCCACGCGACCTGGACGAGCGGGCGGCATGGGTGACCTGGGACTCGGACACCCGCATCGTCGAGTTCCGCCGGACACCCTATCCCGCGCTGGAGACCGCCCGCCAGATCCTGGAGGCCCGCCTGCCGGAAATTTCCGCCGTACGCCTGCTGGATGAGTCCACCGCCAAGCGGATGCTGAAGCACTGA
- a CDS encoding C40 family peptidase codes for MKACLALLVLAVLPLHAETTKKKAAPSKPKTTATTSTTKAKAVPAVKKPAASTKTPAEKKVTKPDGKVTPPAGDSAPTEGAEAGKKSPHGPPAVIAATDLLDFDTLPEDRRKLIEGAIRVAKESPWLPYKFGGSSPADGGFDCSGAMYFVMNKAGLKPPRTSADQYLWVKEAGGLHETSGTALTLEHPSLAALKPGDLLFWEGTYAPSDGRPVNITHVAIYLGREKKDKRPVMINATDGRSYRGKQANGYGVYDFYLPKEGGRARFAGYGAPPGIEEIKDGAGGTP; via the coding sequence ATGAAGGCTTGTCTCGCACTGCTGGTTCTCGCCGTGCTGCCGCTGCATGCGGAGACGACGAAGAAGAAGGCCGCGCCTTCAAAACCGAAGACGACGGCCACGACCAGCACCACCAAAGCAAAGGCGGTTCCGGCGGTGAAAAAGCCCGCCGCATCCACCAAGACCCCGGCGGAGAAAAAAGTCACCAAGCCGGACGGAAAGGTGACACCACCTGCCGGGGACAGCGCGCCGACGGAAGGCGCGGAGGCGGGAAAGAAAAGCCCGCACGGACCACCGGCGGTCATCGCCGCCACTGACCTTCTGGATTTCGACACGCTTCCGGAAGACCGCAGGAAGCTGATCGAAGGGGCGATCCGTGTGGCGAAGGAATCGCCATGGCTTCCCTACAAGTTCGGCGGATCAAGCCCGGCGGATGGCGGCTTCGACTGCTCCGGCGCGATGTATTTCGTGATGAACAAGGCGGGCCTGAAACCGCCGCGCACCTCCGCCGACCAATACCTGTGGGTAAAGGAAGCGGGTGGCCTCCATGAGACGTCGGGCACCGCGTTGACGTTGGAGCATCCATCCCTAGCGGCGCTGAAACCGGGGGACCTGCTTTTCTGGGAAGGTACTTACGCTCCGTCCGATGGACGGCCGGTGAACATCACCCACGTGGCCATTTATCTGGGCCGGGAGAAGAAGGACAAGCGGCCGGTCATGATCAATGCGACGGACGGCCGGTCCTACCGCGGCAAGCAGGCGAACGGCTATGGCGTGTATGATTTTTACCTGCCGAAGGAAGGTGGCAGGGCCAGATTCGCCGGATACGGAGCGCCGCCGGGAATCGAGGAGATCAAGGACGGAGCGGGGGGAACTCCGTGA
- the rplU gene encoding 50S ribosomal protein L21 has protein sequence MAYAVIKTGGKQYRVQQGDTLDVEKLDVEVDSEITFDEILLFGEGDSVKIGAPSVAGASVTAKVISQVRGPKGVAFKFKRRKGFHKTIGFRRALTRLEITSIAG, from the coding sequence ATGGCCTACGCAGTGATCAAAACCGGCGGTAAGCAATACCGCGTCCAACAAGGCGACACCCTCGACGTCGAGAAGCTCGATGTCGAAGTCGATTCCGAAATCACCTTCGATGAGATCCTTCTCTTCGGCGAAGGCGACAGCGTGAAAATCGGAGCCCCTTCGGTTGCCGGCGCTTCCGTCACCGCAAAGGTCATCAGCCAGGTCCGCGGACCCAAGGGCGTCGCTTTCAAATTCAAGCGCCGCAAGGGTTTCCACAAGACCATCGGTTTCCGCCGTGCACTCACCCGCCTGGAGATCACCTCCATCGCAGGCTAA
- the rpmA gene encoding 50S ribosomal protein L27, with amino-acid sequence MAHKKGQGSVKNGRDSRSKRLGVKKYGNQAVIAGNILIRQRGTKVHPGVGVGIGRDHTLFALVDGRVAFDREGRRVNVVAAAAN; translated from the coding sequence ATGGCCCATAAAAAAGGACAAGGTTCCGTCAAGAACGGACGCGACTCCCGCAGCAAGCGCCTCGGCGTGAAAAAGTACGGCAACCAGGCTGTCATCGCCGGTAACATCCTCATCCGCCAGCGCGGAACGAAGGTGCATCCGGGTGTCGGCGTCGGCATCGGCCGCGACCACACGCTCTTCGCCCTCGTCGATGGCCGCGTCGCCTTTGACCGCGAAGGCCGCCGTGTGAACGTCGTCGCCGCCGCTGCGAACTGA